The stretch of DNA CTTCCTGGACGGATATTCCCGTGCAAAAATTGCTGCAGTCAGAAAAAGAAAAATTAATCAGAATGGAAGAGGAAATTTCCAGCAGAGTTGTAGGGCAGAATGAAGCCATTAGTGCTGTCAGCAATTCAATCAGACGATCACGAACGGGTCTGCAGTCGCGCGAGAGTCCTCTGGGCACATTCATGTTCATGGGGCCTACCGGTGTAGGCAAAACTGAACTGGCCAAAACCCTGGCGGCCCAGCTTTTCGACGATGAGAAAAATATGATCAGGTTCGATATGTCCGAGTATATGGAGAGGCATTCGGTTGCCAAACTTATAGGCTCTCCTCCCGGCTATGTCGGTTACGATGAGGGGGGACAGCTTACCGAGCAGGTCAGGCGCCAGCCCTATTCAGTTATTCTGCTGGATGAGATTGAAAAAGCTCACCCTGATGTATTCAACATTCTGCTGCAGATTTTCGATGATGGTATATTGACTGATAGCCAGGGGAAAGAGGTTGATTTTCGCAACACCATCATAATCATGACTTCCAATGTGGGTTCGCAGTATATTCAGGACCTTCAGGAAGAAGAAGAGATCGAAGAAAGAGTCAATGAAGCTCTCAAACAGCAGTTCCGCCCTGAATTTCTTAATAGAATTGATGATAAAATCATCTTCCATAATCTCACCAAAAAGCATCTCCGTAAGATAGTCGATATCAAAATAAATGAGCTGGCTGAACAGGTGGCAGAAGAGCAGGAGCTCGAGCTTCAAATAGCAGACAGGGCTCGCGATATGCTGGCAGAGCTGGGATATGACCCAGCATATGGCGCCCGTCCTCTTGAGAGAGTAATTCAAAGCGAAATAAAGGATAAACTGGCCTTGAAGCTGCTTGAAAGAGATGCAGATGCAGCCAGGAAGGTCAATATAGATTACTCGGAAACAGAAAAGGAGTTCACAATAACAATTAACCAGGATGAAAATTCAGCAGCTTAATCTTAACTAAATTTTGGGATTTATTTTTGAAACTTAGAGGTTTGTTTTTCCACAAGAAACTCCCAGTATTTTTTAGGCATCAGACTCTGCTGGAGCTCAAGGTTTTTGCGTTCTTCAATAGCTATAGCGTCGAAAAAGCTCCGCCAGAGCTGCTGGTAATTCTGTTCGCCGGCAGCATAATCATCGCGATCGGGAGTTGGTATGCTGCTGCTGTCCAAAAGCTCCCATTTACCCTGTGAAAAGGCGGCAGCTATGTCTCTGCTCCGATCATGTATAATTCCGCTTTCTGTAGACAATCTGTCGGCAAAATGAGGGGCTATCAGGCCGGTTATGTTATAATCCGGTCGAAAGGGCCCATAAAAAGAATTACTATCCATCTCACGAAATCTCAATAGCCCTTTAAATCTATGTGCTTCACTCCTCACTTTGCCGGCAGCTTTTTTTACTTTTTTTACACTTTCGTCTTCCCAGTTATCTCTGATATTATCTTCCAGAACAAAACTCAGCCGCAAATAATCATAAATACATAATTCTATGTTTTGCAGTTCGGACAGATAAGCATGATAAATTTCATCGTAGCATTTTTTGGGCAGTTCTTCTCTGATGCCCTGCTGGACTCTTTCAGCTATCTCTTCGTCGGAGGATATTTCGATCTCTTCTGCAAAGAGAGAGGGCTGGTATTCTTTTTTTCTGATAATTCTGGAGGGCTTTTCATCACTGTGAAATGCTCGATAAAGGCAGGTTAAAAACCCGGAAAAGGAACCATCATAGATATAACTGTACAGAAAAATCACCTCCAATTATTTAATTCTGGCTGCCGTCATTTTTCAAATAATGAGAGTTGTTCTGGAGAATTACTTTTGACTGCTCCATTCAATCTCTTTTCTATCAGTTCTTTTTTGAAGGGGATGCCTGCATAATATTTACCGCGGCAGGTTATAAAATATTTTGCCCTTTTGATCACAGGACCTATATCCCTGAGCTGCTGAAAACTCACAGCACCCTGGCGGCGAGCAGCAATTATACGACGGGCAGATTTGGGGCCGATGCCGGGAACTCGAATTAGCTCTCCATAATCAGCCTTATTTATTTCCAGAGGGAATTTATCGATGTTTTTTAAGGCCCAGCTGCATTTAGGATCCAGGCGGCGGTCGAGGTTAGGGTTGTCTTTATTCAGCAGTTCGCCGGCGGAAAAATTATAGCGTCGGATCAACCAATCGGCCTGATAAAGCCTGTGCTCGCGAAGAAGAGGAGGCTCTTCGATTTTTTTCAACCTGTCATTCTGGCTGACAGGCATATAGGCCGAGTAATAAACCCTTTTCAGATTCATATTGTCATATAAACTTTCGGACAGCCTGATGATTTCGAAATCAGGCTCATCAGTGGCTCCAACTATAAGCTGTGTGCTCTGGCCGGCCGGAACGAAACCGGGAGCGCTGCTGTATTTTTTTCTCTCTTCCCGGTTTTTTTCAATATCGTTTCCGATATCTTTCATAGAAGAAAGAATTTCATCCTCGTTCTTATCCGGGGCCAGCAGATTGAAGCTTTCGCGGGAAGGCAGTTCAATATTCAGACTGATTCTATCCGCTAGCAGCCCTGCTTTTTCTATCAGGCGATAATCAGCTCCGGGTATGGCTTTGAGGTGAATATATCCTCCAAAATTGTAATCTTCTCTGAGTATTTTAACCGCCTGACAGATTTGAGCCATGGTGTAATCGGGACTTTTTTCGATAGCAGAACTGAGGAATAATCCCTCAATATAATTGCGCTTGTAAAAATTGATGGTAAGTTCTGCAAGCTCGTCAGGAGTCAATGAAATTCGAGGACGATCGTTGCTGCTTCTATTCACACAATATACGCAGTCATAGATACAGCGATTTGTGTATAGTATTTTGAGTAGAGATATGCAGCGGCCGTCTTCCGACCAGCTGTGACATATACCGCTGCTTTGTGCGCTGCCGAGCCTATCCTTTCCCGAATTTTTATTACGGGAGCTGCCGCTGGAAGAACAGGAGGCATCGTATTTTGCTGACCGGGTTAATATTTTGAGCTTTTCTTTTATATCCATATTTTAACAGCTCCTCGCAGATTATTAGCAGAGGTCTATATTAATTTTATCATACACCTGTTTGCTTATCAAAATTTCTGGTGAGATGGAAAATTGCAAAAAATTTTTGGCGGGAAATTTAATGGTATTCGGGAGGATGATATTATCTCAGAAGTAAAACTCAAAAAATACAGATGGATAATTTATCTGCTGCTGAGCTTTTCGTTTTTAATCGCATTTTTTCATCGCTATGCCATCGGGGTTGTCTCAAATCTCCTGGCCGGAGATTTGAATTTGACAGCTACTCAGCTGGGCATGCTATCATCACTATATTTTTATGCATATGGCATTTTACAGGTGCCGGTGGGAATCGGAACCGACAAATTTGGAGTCAGAAAGTTAACAACTGGTGGCATGATTTCCATCGGTCTGGGCAGCCTGCTCTTTGCTCTTGCCCGGGGAGCTCTTACCATATATGCAGGTAGATTGCTGATAGGAATAGGGTCTGCAGTGTTTTTTATTTCCACCATAAAAACTATTTCTGTCTGGTTTCCTCCAGAAGAGTACACAAAATTGCTGGGCTGGACTTCTCTGATCGGCAATCTGGGAGCTCTGCTGGCAGCCGCTCCTTTTTCTCTGCTTTTATCCCTTCTGGACTGGCGCAGTTCATATTTTTTATTTGCCGGCATTTCTGCCCTCATGGCTTTCTTTATCTGGTATTATGTACGCGATAATCCCCGGCAGCTTGGTCTTGAGCCCGAATATGCTGTTGAAGAAGAGGAGAGAAACCTGAAAAGAATTATAATAGATATGAAAAAAATTATTAGAAGCAGTCAATTCTGGCAGTACTTTTTTATAGCCATGGTGATCCTGGGAAGCTTTATGAGTTTATCAGGTATGTGGCTGGTTCCCTATCTCACCCATATTTATGAATTCAGCCGAAATTTTGCAGCGGCACTGGTTATGGTTATAACAGGCGGCATGCTGATAGGATCAGCTTTTTTAGGAAGAGTAGAAGATCGAATGGAAAGCAGAGTCAGGATGATCAGGACGGCTGTCATAATAAATATTCTTGCCTGGATATATATTGTCATAATAGAACAGGGAAATCCGTCTTTCTTGATTCTGATGATTATTCTATTTATTCTGGGGGGAGTAGGAGTTTTTCCCATGACTTCATTTGCCAATATCAAAAAAATGTTTCCCCGGCTAAAAGGCAGCGCTACCGGCCTGATGAATATTTCGCCTTTTCTGGGCACAATTATATTTAACACCCTCATAGGCTGGAGGCTGGATACTACCTGGCAGGGAGAATTTATAGAAGATTCGCGCTTATATACTCTCCAGGGTTATCAGCAGGGATTTATTATCATCCTGATGTTTTTGATTTTAGCTCTGGCAGCCAGCCTGAGGCTCAAGAAAATAAAATAGTATTAATAATATTATGAATTAAATTTCCGGTCTTGACATTCTTTGACCTTCTGGTATAATTATGAGTGAAGAAAGGTCAGAGATAGTAAAAGTAGTAGATATAAATTATCACAACAAGGAGGTGTTCGATATGTTTGATCTCGTTCCTTTTGGAAGCAGAAGCAGAAAAAATCGGCGAAGTTCCAGTCCAGCTGAGAGGTTTATGGACGATTTCATGAGTGATACCATGGATATGTTCCGAAGCAGCTTCAAAACTGATGTAATAGAAAAAGATGATGAATTTGTAATTGAAGCCGAACTGCCCGGTATGGAAAGAGATGATATAGAGATCGAACTTCAGGATGACGTGCTCATCATAAGAGCTGAGCAGGAAGCTGAAGAAGAGAAAAAGGAAGAGGATTATATCAGAAGAGAGAGGAGAACTGGAAGATTCCAGCGTTCTTTCCAGATAGATAATATAGAGGAGGATGAAATAACCGCGGAATTTGAAAACGGAGTTCTTACTGTCTGCCTGCCCAAGGAAGAGCCGGTAGAAACTGAGAGACGCACAATTGACATTGAATAATCAGGTGGACTAAGGCTCCCGTCTCAGCCCCTTTTTCAGGCTGAGTCACGGGAGAATTTTGTTTTTACAGCCATCTAGTTTTGAGATTGCTGGAGTTCATCGAATTTTTCCATGATAAAACCGCTGTAAGCTGATCCCGGCCCCCCGTTTAAAAGCATAATAACAGAGCACGTCTCAGCTATCTCGTTTCTCGTAGCTCCTCGCTCGATCGCCTCCTGAAGATTTTTAACAATACAATATTTACACTGCTTGACAGCCGCGGCCCCCAGGGCAATAAGGGATTTTTGTTTGGCACTCAAAGCTCCTTCACTATGTACATTTTCGGCGAAATCGCGAAAGTCTTTCATTTCCTCGGATATTTCTTCGCCAAGTTTCTCATGACCTGATTCCAGCTCTGCCAGCAGCTCATCTGCTTTTGGCATTTAAAAGCCCTCCTTTTTAAATTATTTTATAATTTTAATGCTTTTTTTCTTCAATAACCTCTTTGATTTTCTCTATCTGCGATTGAATGCGGTTTAGTTCAATTTTGTACTCTTCGCGAGTGGTGCCCGGTATATGCCTGCCCGTTTGTTTGAGCACGAATTTACGCTCCTCTTCTATCTCTTCATATTTTTCCTGCTTTTCATTTAGTAGTTCTTCCAGTTCATCCAGGGTGTTCTTTTGCAGCTCTTCTTTTTCCATCTTTTTTATACCCCCCATCTGCAGGTTTTTTACACAGAAAACATGATAATATAAAAAAGAACTTTTTTCATGTAATTATTTTACCAGTATATATTGGAGGTTCAATTGACAGCCTTAAATATTTCTGCTATACTGCTTGTAACCTGAAAAATCAAATATACCTGTTCCATCCTTTAAACTGGTCCAGCGAGGCCGGCAAGGAATCCATGGGAAGATTATACCATGCCTTTCTGCCGGTCTTCGGCGGAAGGGCTTTTTGTAATTTGAAATGTTACATTGGCCAGGAAGTTTAGGACGGCAGAGATTTTCAGATCTGAAAAGAATATAGGAGGGGTATCCTTTGGAACTGCAGGAAAAAAAGAGATTGAATGATGCTGAAGAAATAAGAAGAGCTTTGACCCGCATCTCACACGAGATTGTCGAAAAAAACAAAGGCCTGGATGATGTAGTCGTGATTGGCATCAGAACCCGTGGGGTGCCGCTGGGAAATCGAATTGCTGATAATTTGCGTGAGATAGAGGATGAAGAAGTTGACAACGGAGCCCTGGATATTACGCTTTATCGTGATGATTTAACTCAAATAGCCCCTCAACCTATCGTCCATAAAACTGAAATACCTTTTAATATTAACGATAAGAAGATAATTCTGGTGGATGATGTTATTTATACTGGAAGAACAGTCAGGGCGGCTTTGGATGCGCTGATGGATCTGGGACGCCCTCAAAATGTTCAGCTGGCAGTTCTGGTCGACAGAGGTCATAGAGAACTGCCGATCAAACCTGATTTCGTGGGAGAAAACATCCCCACCTCCCGCAAAGAGGTAGTTGATGTAATGGTTGAAGAAGTCGATGGTGAGGACTCCATAATTCTAAAAAAATATGATCAAGAAGTTGAAATTTAAATTTTTCCCGGCTTAACAGGCCGGGTTTATTAATGCGCGGTTTGCTGAGCAGGATATAATCGCGCTTGCAGGCATTACATATTCTGTAGGTGGACTTAATTATATTATTTATTTTGATTGACTCAAAAATTATAGGGGGAGTTGCAATGAGCAATAAGGAGAGCGAGGCTATCAGAGACGCGGACAAACTCAAACTTTCACAGGAGATTTTTGTAGGATTTCAGCACACCCTGGCTATGTTTGGCGCAACTATTCTGGTTCCAATTTTAACAGGCCTGCATGTTTCAGTGGCTTTATTTACCAGCGGCCTGGGGACTCTGGTTTTTCATTATTTGACAGGTAAAAAAGTGCCTGCTTATCTGGGCTCGTCTTTTGCCTTTATAGCTCCGATCAGCGTGGTCATTTCCAATGCAGGAGGGATTCCGGCTGCTCAGGGAGGTATCATCGTAACAGGTATAGTTTATGCAATTGTATCCTGGCTAATTTATAAGCTGGGCCCGGAAAATATCCGCAGAGTCTTTCCGCCTATAGTGACAGGTCCCATAATTATGGTTATCGGACTTTATTTGGCTGATGTTGCCATAGATCAGGCCTCGGGCAATGTATGGGTGGCTGCAGCAGCTCTGATTGGGGCTACCATTTCGGCCGTTTATGGACGCGGATTTTTCAAAATAATTCCGGTAATTACCGGACTTGTAGTCGGTTATCTGGCAGCCCTGGCAGCAGGTATAGTTGACTTCACCCCGGTAATGGAGGCCGGCTGGGTGGGCCTTCCGCAATTTACTGTACCTGCTTTTGAAATAAACGCAATATCTATTATTGCTCCGGTTGCAGTTGTATCTATAATAGAACATGTCGGAGATATACTGGCGATAAGTGAAACAATAGGAAAAGGTAGAGAACTGGTAGTGGATCCTGGCTTGAATAAAACTATGATCGGAGATGGTGTAGCGACGATATTAGCGGGAATCTTTGGGGGACCTCCCAATACGACTTATGGAGAGAACACAGGAGTTCTGGCTCTTACCAAAGTTTTTGATTCGAAAGTGATGAGGATAGGAGCAGTTTTTGCAGTAATGCTCTCCCTGGTGCCCAAATTTGGCGAGCTGATTCAAACCATACCTGAGCCTGTTATAGGAGGAATTTCCATACTGCTCTTCGGTATGATAGCTTCAGTGGGTATCAGAACTTTGATCGAGTCAGGTTCAGATTTAAAACGCTCGCGCAATTTAATAATAGTCAGTGTTATTCTGGTGCTGGGACTGGGCGGTGCAGTGATAGAACTGGGAGAGATGGAATTTTCGGGTATGGCTCTGGCTGCTGTGGTAGGTATCGTTCTCAATCTGGTTCTCCCGCGGGAAACTGATAAATTATTAAACGATAAAAGAGAACAGAATTAGGAAATAATCTCTAAGAAAAAAATCGTCAGATGGCAAAAAATGAGCGATAAAAAAATCCGGCCCGAGCGGGCCGGATTTCGTGCTTTTCTCAGGAATAAAGCATCAATTACAACAAGGACAGCGTCCTGTTAGCATTTGATGTAAGATGAAGTATTATATCTGGGGCCGCCAGGGTGCAGGCCTCCCCTGTAAAGATTATCCAGCTTTTTTTCATTCATGATAATGCCTTTCTTGACGCATTCACGCAAAAATTCTTCAATGTCCTGCTTGAGATCTTCTTTATCCTCGTCTTCGCCGGGCCGGTGAGAAAAACGCTTTCTGAATTCTCTTCTGACATAGCTTTTGAATTTAGGTGATGGATAGGAGAAGTGGTTTTTTTCATCTATAGAGATTTTCGTGCGACCCTTTCTCACCCTTATCGTAACCTCG from Halarsenatibacter silvermanii encodes:
- a CDS encoding putative DNA modification/repair radical SAM protein, translated to MDIKEKLKILTRSAKYDASCSSSGSSRNKNSGKDRLGSAQSSGICHSWSEDGRCISLLKILYTNRCIYDCVYCVNRSSNDRPRISLTPDELAELTINFYKRNYIEGLFLSSAIEKSPDYTMAQICQAVKILREDYNFGGYIHLKAIPGADYRLIEKAGLLADRISLNIELPSRESFNLLAPDKNEDEILSSMKDIGNDIEKNREERKKYSSAPGFVPAGQSTQLIVGATDEPDFEIIRLSESLYDNMNLKRVYYSAYMPVSQNDRLKKIEEPPLLREHRLYQADWLIRRYNFSAGELLNKDNPNLDRRLDPKCSWALKNIDKFPLEINKADYGELIRVPGIGPKSARRIIAARRQGAVSFQQLRDIGPVIKRAKYFITCRGKYYAGIPFKKELIEKRLNGAVKSNSPEQLSLFEK
- a CDS encoding TIGR03915 family putative DNA repair protein: MIFLYSYIYDGSFSGFLTCLYRAFHSDEKPSRIIRKKEYQPSLFAEEIEISSDEEIAERVQQGIREELPKKCYDEIYHAYLSELQNIELCIYDYLRLSFVLEDNIRDNWEDESVKKVKKAAGKVRSEAHRFKGLLRFREMDSNSFYGPFRPDYNITGLIAPHFADRLSTESGIIHDRSRDIAAAFSQGKWELLDSSSIPTPDRDDYAAGEQNYQQLWRSFFDAIAIEERKNLELQQSLMPKKYWEFLVEKQTSKFQK
- a CDS encoding MFS transporter; its protein translation is MQKIFGGKFNGIREDDIISEVKLKKYRWIIYLLLSFSFLIAFFHRYAIGVVSNLLAGDLNLTATQLGMLSSLYFYAYGILQVPVGIGTDKFGVRKLTTGGMISIGLGSLLFALARGALTIYAGRLLIGIGSAVFFISTIKTISVWFPPEEYTKLLGWTSLIGNLGALLAAAPFSLLLSLLDWRSSYFLFAGISALMAFFIWYYVRDNPRQLGLEPEYAVEEEERNLKRIIIDMKKIIRSSQFWQYFFIAMVILGSFMSLSGMWLVPYLTHIYEFSRNFAAALVMVITGGMLIGSAFLGRVEDRMESRVRMIRTAVIINILAWIYIVIIEQGNPSFLILMIILFILGGVGVFPMTSFANIKKMFPRLKGSATGLMNISPFLGTIIFNTLIGWRLDTTWQGEFIEDSRLYTLQGYQQGFIIILMFLILALAASLRLKKIK
- a CDS encoding uracil-xanthine permease family protein, with amino-acid sequence MSNKESEAIRDADKLKLSQEIFVGFQHTLAMFGATILVPILTGLHVSVALFTSGLGTLVFHYLTGKKVPAYLGSSFAFIAPISVVISNAGGIPAAQGGIIVTGIVYAIVSWLIYKLGPENIRRVFPPIVTGPIIMVIGLYLADVAIDQASGNVWVAAAALIGATISAVYGRGFFKIIPVITGLVVGYLAALAAGIVDFTPVMEAGWVGLPQFTVPAFEINAISIIAPVAVVSIIEHVGDILAISETIGKGRELVVDPGLNKTMIGDGVATILAGIFGGPPNTTYGENTGVLALTKVFDSKVMRIGAVFAVMLSLVPKFGELIQTIPEPVIGGISILLFGMIASVGIRTLIESGSDLKRSRNLIIVSVILVLGLGGAVIELGEMEFSGMALAAVVGIVLNLVLPRETDKLLNDKREQN
- a CDS encoding Hsp20/alpha crystallin family protein; the encoded protein is MSEERSEIVKVVDINYHNKEVFDMFDLVPFGSRSRKNRRSSSPAERFMDDFMSDTMDMFRSSFKTDVIEKDDEFVIEAELPGMERDDIEIELQDDVLIIRAEQEAEEEKKEEDYIRRERRTGRFQRSFQIDNIEEDEITAEFENGVLTVCLPKEEPVETERRTIDIE
- the pyrR gene encoding bifunctional pyr operon transcriptional regulator/uracil phosphoribosyltransferase PyrR codes for the protein MELQEKKRLNDAEEIRRALTRISHEIVEKNKGLDDVVVIGIRTRGVPLGNRIADNLREIEDEEVDNGALDITLYRDDLTQIAPQPIVHKTEIPFNINDKKIILVDDVIYTGRTVRAALDALMDLGRPQNVQLAVLVDRGHRELPIKPDFVGENIPTSRKEVVDVMVEEVDGEDSIILKKYDQEVEI
- a CDS encoding carboxymuconolactone decarboxylase family protein, which translates into the protein MPKADELLAELESGHEKLGEEISEEMKDFRDFAENVHSEGALSAKQKSLIALGAAAVKQCKYCIVKNLQEAIERGATRNEIAETCSVIMLLNGGPGSAYSGFIMEKFDELQQSQN